The Streptomyces sp. NBC_00691 genome has a segment encoding these proteins:
- a CDS encoding YoaK family protein, whose product MRKLLVDIAHTLVPPKGDRHGPLPPLMLTLTLVTGLVDAVSFLGLGQVFVANMTGNVALLGFALAGAGGLSAPATLVSLASFLAGAVVGGRIGFRFGAHRGRLLASALALQAALVGAALVTALAAHDSVGTAGRYTLIVALGLAMGTQTAVARRLGVPDLTTTVLTQTLTGLASDSAPAGGDDPRPGRRILSALALVVGALVGALLLDTGLSVVLGVVLALLLAAAAVTRRLAAGDAAWVRP is encoded by the coding sequence ATGCGCAAGCTGCTGGTCGACATCGCTCACACGCTGGTGCCGCCGAAGGGGGACCGGCACGGGCCGCTGCCGCCGCTCATGCTGACGCTGACCCTGGTGACCGGGCTGGTGGACGCGGTGAGTTTTCTGGGGCTCGGGCAGGTCTTCGTGGCCAACATGACCGGCAACGTCGCCCTCCTGGGCTTCGCCCTCGCGGGCGCCGGGGGCCTGTCCGCGCCCGCGACCCTCGTGTCCCTGGCCTCGTTCCTGGCGGGCGCGGTCGTCGGCGGCCGGATCGGCTTCCGGTTCGGCGCGCACCGCGGACGGCTGCTCGCCTCGGCGCTGGCCCTGCAGGCGGCGCTCGTCGGAGCGGCGCTCGTCACGGCCCTCGCGGCGCACGACAGCGTGGGCACCGCGGGCCGGTACACCCTGATCGTGGCCCTCGGCCTCGCCATGGGGACGCAGACCGCGGTGGCCCGGCGCCTCGGCGTGCCGGACCTGACCACGACCGTGCTGACCCAGACGCTGACCGGGCTGGCCTCGGACTCCGCTCCGGCAGGCGGTGACGACCCCCGGCCGGGACGGCGGATCCTGTCCGCCCTCGCCCTGGTCGTCGGCGCTCTCGTCGGTGCCCTGCTCCTCGACACCGGCCTCTCGGTCGTCCTGGGGGTGGTGCTCGCCCTGCTGCTGGCGGCCGCCGCCGTCACGAGACGACTGGCGGCCGGCGACGCGGCGTGGGTCAGGCCGTAG
- a CDS encoding carboxymuconolactone decarboxylase family protein yields MVNDVTNDAGNANDDAKNDAGDVNDDANAGVDGRRVYLDKQSPAPYRALVHTADAVRATAAEAGLDRILVELVNLRVSQINGCAYCLDVHTRAALRAGETTRRLGVLPAWRDTELFTARERAALALAEATTDPADRLAQDRAYGAARAVLDDEEISAVLWVAIAINAFNRVSILSRHPVRAAASASAAAPVPAAPLPAEATA; encoded by the coding sequence ATGGTGAACGACGTGACGAACGACGCGGGCAACGCGAACGACGACGCGAAGAACGACGCGGGCGACGTGAACGACGACGCGAACGCCGGGGTGGACGGGCGACGGGTCTACCTCGACAAGCAGAGCCCCGCGCCCTACCGGGCGCTGGTCCATACCGCCGACGCCGTCCGCGCGACCGCCGCGGAGGCGGGGCTCGACCGGATCCTCGTCGAACTGGTCAACCTCCGTGTGTCACAGATCAACGGCTGCGCGTACTGCCTCGACGTCCACACCAGGGCGGCGCTCCGGGCCGGCGAGACGACGCGGCGCCTCGGCGTGCTCCCCGCCTGGCGGGACACCGAGCTCTTCACCGCGCGGGAGCGCGCGGCCCTCGCCCTGGCGGAGGCCACGACCGATCCGGCGGACCGCCTCGCGCAGGACCGGGCGTACGGCGCGGCCCGCGCGGTCCTGGACGACGAGGAGATCTCCGCGGTGCTCTGGGTGGCGATCGCCATCAACGCGTTCAACCGTGTGTCGATCCTGAGCCGTCATCCCGTACGCGCCGCCGCGTCCGCGTCCGCCGCCGCCCCCGTCCCCGCAGCCCCGCTCCCGGCGGAGGCTACGGCCTGA
- a CDS encoding pirin family protein codes for MNDTEVEVLSARDVPLGGPRAMTVRRTLPQRSRTLIGAWCFADHYGPDRVAESGGMDVAPHPHTGLQTVSWLFSGEIEHRDSLGSHAFVRPGELNLMTGGHGISHTEVSTPGTTVLHGVQLWVALPDAHRHADRDFQHHAPKPVRLDGAELRVFLGSLAGEASPVRTFTPLLGAELLIDPGATVVLPVDPAHEHGLLVDEGDVRLAGTLLRPAELGYVDTGHATLTLTNESDRRARAVLIGGTPFDEEIVMWWNFIGRSNQDIVEAREEWERASDRFGHVDGYPGDRLPAPALPNAALTPRGNPPRG; via the coding sequence ATGAACGACACGGAGGTCGAGGTTCTCTCCGCACGGGACGTGCCGCTGGGCGGGCCGCGCGCCATGACCGTACGACGCACCCTGCCCCAGCGGTCGCGGACGCTGATCGGCGCCTGGTGCTTCGCCGACCACTACGGCCCCGACCGGGTCGCCGAGTCCGGCGGCATGGACGTGGCCCCCCATCCGCACACCGGCCTGCAGACCGTGAGCTGGCTCTTCAGCGGGGAGATCGAGCACCGCGACAGCCTGGGCAGCCACGCGTTCGTACGGCCCGGGGAACTGAACCTCATGACCGGCGGCCACGGCATCAGCCACACCGAGGTCTCCACCCCCGGCACCACCGTCCTGCACGGGGTGCAGCTGTGGGTGGCGCTGCCCGACGCGCACCGCCACGCCGACCGCGACTTCCAGCACCACGCCCCGAAACCGGTGCGGCTCGACGGCGCGGAACTCCGGGTGTTCCTCGGCTCGCTCGCCGGCGAGGCCTCCCCCGTGCGGACCTTCACCCCGCTCCTCGGCGCCGAACTCCTCATCGACCCCGGCGCCACGGTCGTCCTCCCCGTCGATCCGGCCCACGAGCACGGTCTGCTCGTCGACGAGGGGGACGTCCGGCTCGCCGGAACCCTCCTCCGCCCGGCCGAACTCGGCTACGTCGACACCGGGCACGCCACCCTGACCCTGACCAACGAGTCCGACCGCCGCGCGCGGGCCGTCCTCATCGGCGGTACGCCGTTCGACGAGGAGATCGTCATGTGGTGGAACTTCATCGGCCGCAGCAACCAGGACATCGTCGAGGCGAGGGAGGAGTGGGAACGCGCCTCCGACCGCTTCGGCCACGTCGACGGCTACCCCGGCGACCGCCTCCCCGCCCCGGCCCTGCCGAACGCCGCCCTCACGCCCCGCGGAAACCCGCCCCGCGGCTGA
- the recQ gene encoding DNA helicase RecQ yields MVLPDDSAVISDAAQVLHRVFGYSSFRGEQQEIIEQVVDGGDALVLMPTGGGKSLCYQIPALVRDGTGVVISPLIALMQDQVDALRALGVRAGFLNSTQDPYERQAVEQAFLADELDLLYLAPERLRTEGTQRLLDRGKVSLFAIDEAHCVAQWGHDFRPDYLALSMLHERWPKVPRIALTATATEATHKEIAARLGLEDARHFVAGFDRPNIQYRIVPKNSPHKQLLELIRTEHDGDAGVVYCLSRASVEKTAALLVENGIDAVPYHAGMDARARAANQSRFLREEGVVVVATIAFGMGIDKPDVRFVAHLDLPKSVEGYYQETGRAGRDGEPATAWLAYGLQDVVQQRKMIDGSEGDEQHRRALAMHLEAMLALCETVDCRRVRLLAYFGQSGQPCGNCDTCLTPAESWDGTVAAQKLLSTVWRLAKERRQKFGAGQIIDILQGKKTAKVIQFDHDGLSVFGVGSELGTAEWRGVVRQLLALGLLAVEGDYGTLVLTEESGEVLGGRRTVTMRKEKAPAAASRKESGGRSGKGARVPVDLPAAAVPVFEALRAWRAATAREQGVPAYVVFHDATLREIATLLPATAEELGTIGGVGEAKLAKYAEGVLEALAESGADAAAAGAGTGAAPAAAPVGQAAPAVPVARSARSEPAAPQEAEAPYDEEPPYDMDGMEEPPPYDDWR; encoded by the coding sequence ATGGTTCTTCCCGACGATTCCGCCGTGATCTCCGATGCCGCGCAGGTGCTCCACCGCGTCTTCGGCTACAGCTCCTTCCGAGGCGAGCAGCAGGAGATCATCGAGCAGGTCGTCGACGGCGGCGACGCCCTCGTACTGATGCCGACGGGCGGCGGAAAGTCCCTCTGCTACCAGATCCCCGCCCTGGTCAGAGACGGCACCGGTGTCGTGATCTCGCCGCTGATCGCCCTCATGCAGGACCAGGTGGACGCGCTCAGGGCCCTCGGGGTCCGGGCCGGATTCCTGAACTCGACCCAGGACCCGTACGAGCGGCAGGCCGTCGAGCAGGCCTTCCTCGCCGATGAGCTCGATCTGCTCTATCTGGCGCCCGAGCGGCTCCGTACCGAGGGCACCCAGCGGCTCCTCGACCGGGGCAAGGTCTCGCTCTTCGCCATCGACGAGGCGCACTGTGTCGCCCAGTGGGGCCACGACTTCCGGCCCGACTACCTCGCGCTGTCCATGCTCCACGAGCGCTGGCCCAAGGTGCCGCGGATCGCGCTGACCGCCACGGCCACCGAGGCCACCCACAAGGAGATCGCCGCCCGGCTCGGTCTGGAGGACGCCAGGCACTTCGTCGCCGGCTTCGACCGGCCCAACATCCAGTACCGCATCGTCCCGAAGAACAGCCCGCACAAGCAGCTGCTGGAGCTGATCAGGACCGAGCACGACGGGGACGCCGGAGTCGTCTACTGCCTCTCCCGCGCCTCGGTGGAGAAGACCGCGGCCCTCCTCGTGGAGAACGGCATCGACGCCGTCCCGTACCACGCCGGCATGGACGCCCGTGCGCGCGCGGCCAACCAGTCCCGTTTCCTCCGGGAGGAGGGGGTCGTCGTGGTGGCGACCATCGCCTTCGGCATGGGCATCGACAAGCCCGACGTGCGCTTCGTGGCCCACCTCGACCTGCCCAAGTCCGTCGAGGGCTACTACCAGGAGACCGGCCGCGCCGGCCGCGACGGCGAGCCCGCCACCGCCTGGCTGGCGTACGGCCTCCAGGACGTCGTCCAGCAGCGCAAGATGATCGACGGCTCCGAGGGCGACGAGCAGCACCGGCGCGCCCTCGCCATGCACCTGGAGGCCATGCTCGCGCTCTGCGAGACGGTCGACTGCCGCCGCGTGCGTCTCCTCGCCTACTTCGGCCAGTCCGGTCAGCCCTGCGGCAACTGCGACACCTGTCTGACCCCGGCCGAGTCCTGGGACGGCACGGTCGCCGCGCAGAAACTGCTGTCCACCGTGTGGCGGCTGGCCAAGGAGCGGCGCCAGAAGTTCGGCGCCGGACAGATCATCGACATCCTGCAGGGCAAGAAGACGGCCAAGGTCATCCAGTTCGACCACGACGGGCTCTCGGTGTTCGGCGTCGGCTCGGAGCTGGGCACCGCCGAGTGGCGCGGGGTCGTGCGGCAGCTCCTCGCCCTGGGACTCCTCGCGGTCGAGGGCGACTACGGCACCCTCGTGCTCACGGAGGAGAGCGGCGAGGTGCTCGGCGGGCGCCGCACCGTCACCATGCGCAAGGAGAAGGCACCGGCGGCCGCCTCCCGCAAGGAGTCCGGCGGCCGCTCGGGCAAGGGGGCCCGTGTGCCGGTCGACCTGCCGGCGGCCGCGGTCCCGGTCTTCGAGGCGCTGCGCGCCTGGCGGGCCGCGACGGCTCGCGAGCAGGGCGTCCCGGCGTACGTCGTCTTCCACGACGCCACCCTGCGGGAGATCGCGACGCTGCTCCCCGCGACGGCCGAGGAGCTCGGCACGATCGGCGGTGTCGGCGAGGCCAAGCTGGCGAAGTACGCCGAGGGCGTGCTGGAGGCGCTGGCGGAGAGCGGGGCCGATGCCGCGGCCGCCGGGGCGGGGACCGGGGCGGCTCCCGCTGCCGCGCCCGTCGGCCAGGCCGCCCCGGCGGTCCCCGTCGCCCGGTCCGCCCGGTCAGAGCCTGCCGCTCCCCAGGAGGCCGAGGCGCCGTACGACGAGGAGCCGCCGTACGACATGGACGGCATGGAGGAGCCGCCGCCCTACGACGACTGGCGGTAG
- a CDS encoding EF-hand domain-containing protein, with product MSDKARTLFDALDLDHDGSLTRIEVINALRAKGPTLVAQGVIPTWGVGTDDDASALFDQADQNGDRVLSFEEFAALVDRRFGW from the coding sequence ATGAGCGACAAGGCCCGTACTCTCTTCGACGCGCTCGACCTCGACCACGACGGCAGCCTGACGCGCATCGAGGTCATCAACGCGCTGCGGGCCAAGGGCCCGACCCTGGTCGCGCAGGGCGTGATCCCCACCTGGGGGGTGGGGACGGACGACGACGCCTCGGCCCTGTTCGACCAGGCCGACCAGAACGGCGACCGCGTCCTGTCGTTCGAGGAGTTCGCCGCGCTGGTCGACCGCCGCTTCGGCTGGTGA
- a CDS encoding GNAT family N-acetyltransferase, whose protein sequence is MSEQAATTPVVRRVDPRHRYEILVDDRRAGLTAYRDRDDRRVFFHTEIDEAYAGQGLASVLVEQALTDVRASGMRIVPVCPYVAKFLKKHEEFADITDPVTPEVLQWLDGQLAR, encoded by the coding sequence ATGAGCGAGCAGGCAGCAACCACCCCCGTCGTCCGCCGTGTCGACCCCCGCCACCGCTACGAGATCCTGGTCGACGACCGGCGCGCCGGCCTCACGGCGTACCGCGACCGCGACGACCGGCGCGTCTTCTTCCACACCGAGATCGACGAGGCCTACGCGGGCCAGGGCCTCGCCTCCGTCCTGGTCGAGCAGGCCCTGACCGACGTACGCGCCTCCGGGATGCGGATCGTGCCGGTCTGCCCGTACGTGGCCAAGTTCCTCAAGAAGCACGAGGAGTTCGCCGACATCACCGACCCGGTGACGCCGGAGGTCCTGCAGTGGCTGGACGGGCAGCTGGCCCGCTGA